A single Lolium perenne isolate Kyuss_39 chromosome 6, Kyuss_2.0, whole genome shotgun sequence DNA region contains:
- the LOC127309383 gene encoding uncharacterized protein, protein MSMSPALEESYARLGLDLGRTWRRVRGFRLCAWKHRFSVRRLRSKLLAFLGNVGMHARQLGRRLSTSSTRGSSACARSGSARALVGGKGSQRWCPGGETTNKAPRSAASFMRTNSFYAQAIADCLEFIKRNSVPLEDYSSGGGR, encoded by the coding sequence ATGAGCATGTCACCGGCGTTGGAGGAGAGCTACGCGAGGCTCGgcctcgacctcggccggacgtgGCGGCGAGTGAGGGGGTTCCGGCTCTGCGCCTGGAAGCACCGGTTCTCGGTGCGCCGTCTGCGGTCAAAGCTGCTCGCGTTCCTGGGCAACGTCGGCATGCACGCGCGTCAGCTTGGGAGGAGGCTCTCGACGTCGTCAACGAGAGGCAGCTCGGCGTGCGCACGGAGCGGCAGCGCGAGAGCTCTAGTGGGCGGAAAGGGGTCGCAGAGGTGGTGCCCGGGCGGAGAGACGACGAACAAGGCGCCGAGGAGCGCGGCGTCGTTCATGCGGACCAACTCGTTCTACGCGCAGGCCATCGCCGACTGCCTCGAGTTCATCAAGCGGAACTCGGTGCCGCTCGAAGACTACAGCAGCGGCGGCGGGAGATAG